A genomic segment from Lignipirellula cremea encodes:
- the coxB gene encoding cytochrome c oxidase subunit II codes for MDTSFRLFPDAASDMADQVDRLYFFLLAVSSFFTLLIFVLIVFFVLKYRRGAKVNRYLTPGKSVLALELTWSLIPLGLTMIMFGWGANLFLKLHDSPPDPIEINVLARRWFWRMQHSNGKREDQALHIPVGQPVKLRMISEDVIHSFYVPAFRVKQDVLPGRYTTLGFEPNKVGTFHLFCAEYCGDNHSGMKGQIIVMEPAEYAEWLQGGPSEAPEVAGKKLFEEYRCASCHTSPVNPRCPPLEGLYGRTVKLTDGRTVIADDDYLRRSIVDPAAEVVAGFQPIMPTFKGQLGEESIFALTAYLKTLEAPTPGAGQAGEAAIGDTPPSDTDSKEADSKEAGPEPAPSRDDEPRLPAAPSLDPPRDPSPPEPPSKENPAS; via the coding sequence ATGGATACCAGTTTTCGCCTATTTCCCGATGCAGCCTCCGACATGGCCGACCAGGTCGATCGGCTGTACTTTTTTCTGCTCGCGGTGTCGTCGTTTTTTACGCTGCTGATTTTTGTCCTGATCGTGTTCTTTGTGCTGAAATACCGTCGCGGGGCGAAGGTCAATCGGTATTTGACGCCAGGCAAGAGCGTGCTGGCTTTGGAACTCACCTGGTCGCTCATCCCGCTGGGCCTCACCATGATCATGTTCGGCTGGGGCGCCAACCTGTTTCTCAAGCTGCACGATTCGCCGCCGGATCCGATTGAAATCAACGTGCTGGCCCGCCGGTGGTTCTGGCGCATGCAGCACTCCAACGGCAAGCGTGAAGATCAAGCCCTGCACATCCCCGTCGGCCAGCCGGTCAAGTTGCGGATGATCTCTGAAGATGTCATCCACAGCTTCTACGTGCCCGCCTTCCGCGTGAAACAGGACGTCCTGCCAGGACGCTACACGACCCTCGGGTTCGAGCCGAACAAGGTCGGAACTTTCCACCTGTTTTGCGCTGAGTACTGCGGCGACAACCACTCCGGCATGAAGGGCCAGATCATTGTGATGGAGCCGGCCGAATACGCCGAATGGCTGCAGGGCGGCCCCAGCGAAGCGCCCGAAGTCGCCGGCAAAAAGCTGTTCGAGGAGTACCGCTGCGCCTCGTGCCATACCAGCCCGGTCAACCCGCGTTGTCCGCCGCTGGAGGGCCTGTATGGTCGCACCGTGAAGCTGACCGACGGCCGCACCGTAATCGCCGACGACGACTACCTGCGACGGTCGATCGTTGATCCGGCCGCCGAAGTCGTCGCCGGTTTCCAGCCGATCATGCCCACCTTCAAAGGCCAGCTGGGCGAGGAGAGCATCTTCGCCCTCACCGCCTACCTGAAGACCCTGGAAGCGCCCACGCCCGGCGCCGGACAGGCGGGCGAAGCCGCCATCGGCGATACCCCGCCGAGCGATACCGACTCGAAAGAAGCCGACTCGAAAGAAGCCGGGCCGGAACCCGCGCCGTCCCGCGACGACGAACCGCGACTGCCTGCAGCACCGTCCCTTGATCCTCCCCGCGATCCCTCGCCGCCGGAGCCGCCCTCGAAAGAGAATCCCGCATCATGA
- the ctaD gene encoding cytochrome c oxidase subunit I — MSTAELPKRHYLNADYNIWSWLLTTDHKRIGILYMISLTLFFFVGGAAAILFRVELLTPEADLVVSPTYNRLFTLHGVVMVFFFLVPSIPAVLGNFLIPMMIGARDLAFPRLNLLSWYLFMAGGLLAIWAIVRGGVDTGWTFYTPYSTTESNSQVMAMAVGVFVAGFSSILTGLNIIVTTHTMRTQGMTWFRLPLFVWAHYATSIIMVLGTPVLAISLVLIALERGLGIGVFDPKLGGDPLLFQHLFWFYSHPAVYIMILPSMAVVSEIIPCFSRKPIFGYKMIALSSVAIAVLGFLVWGHHMFVSGQSVFAGLIFSFLSMLVAIPSAVKVFNWTATLYKGSISLETPMLYALGFIGLFTLGGLTGLFLATLAVDVHVHDTYFIVAHFHYIMVGGAVMGYLGGIHFWWPKMTGRMYPEWWGRISAVIVFVGFNLTFFPQFVLGYLGMPRRYHIYPEEFQVLNVMSSAGASILGLGYLLPLCYLIWSLKYGKVAGPNPWKATGLEWTTPSPPSTFNFDEPPVVTEPAYNYPPLDDSSLPHETSDPTASTPS; from the coding sequence ATGAGCACGGCCGAACTGCCGAAACGCCATTACCTGAACGCCGATTACAACATCTGGTCCTGGCTGTTAACGACCGATCACAAGCGGATCGGGATCTTGTATATGATTTCGCTGACGCTCTTCTTCTTTGTGGGAGGAGCGGCCGCCATTTTATTTCGTGTGGAGCTGCTCACGCCGGAAGCCGATCTGGTGGTGTCGCCGACTTACAACCGTCTGTTCACGCTGCATGGCGTGGTGATGGTGTTTTTCTTCCTGGTGCCGTCCATCCCGGCCGTGCTGGGGAACTTTTTAATCCCCATGATGATCGGCGCCCGGGACCTGGCGTTCCCGCGTTTGAACCTGCTCAGCTGGTACCTGTTTATGGCCGGCGGCCTGCTGGCGATCTGGGCCATTGTCCGCGGGGGCGTCGATACGGGCTGGACCTTCTACACGCCGTACAGCACGACCGAATCCAACTCGCAGGTGATGGCGATGGCCGTCGGCGTGTTTGTCGCCGGCTTTTCGTCGATCCTGACCGGCTTGAATATCATCGTCACCACCCACACCATGCGCACCCAGGGGATGACCTGGTTCCGCCTGCCGCTGTTTGTCTGGGCCCATTATGCAACCAGCATCATCATGGTGCTGGGCACGCCCGTGCTGGCGATTTCGCTGGTGCTGATCGCCCTGGAACGGGGACTGGGGATTGGGGTGTTTGATCCCAAGCTGGGCGGCGATCCGCTGCTGTTCCAGCACTTGTTCTGGTTCTATTCCCATCCGGCCGTGTACATCATGATTCTGCCGAGCATGGCGGTGGTCAGCGAGATCATCCCCTGCTTTTCGCGGAAGCCGATCTTCGGCTACAAAATGATCGCCCTCTCCAGCGTCGCCATCGCCGTGCTGGGATTCCTGGTCTGGGGGCATCATATGTTTGTCAGCGGGCAGTCGGTTTTTGCGGGGCTGATCTTCTCGTTCCTGAGCATGCTGGTGGCGATCCCTTCGGCCGTGAAGGTGTTTAACTGGACGGCCACCTTGTATAAAGGTTCGATCTCGCTGGAAACGCCGATGCTTTACGCGCTCGGCTTTATCGGCCTGTTCACTCTGGGCGGTCTGACGGGCCTGTTCCTGGCGACGCTGGCGGTCGACGTGCATGTGCATGACACGTACTTTATTGTCGCCCACTTCCACTACATCATGGTCGGCGGCGCCGTGATGGGTTACCTGGGCGGGATTCATTTCTGGTGGCCCAAAATGACCGGACGGATGTATCCTGAATGGTGGGGACGCATCTCGGCCGTGATTGTTTTTGTCGGCTTCAACCTGACGTTCTTCCCGCAGTTTGTGCTGGGTTACCTGGGCATGCCGCGGCGGTATCACATTTACCCGGAGGAGTTCCAGGTGCTGAATGTCATGTCGAGCGCCGGCGCGTCGATCCTGGGACTGGGTTACCTGCTGCCGCTGTGTTACCTGATCTGGTCGCTCAAATACGGCAAGGTGGCGGGGCCGAATCCGTGGAAGGCGACCGGCCTGGAGTGGACCACGCCGTCGCCGCCTTCGACCTTCAATTTTGACGAACCGCCGGTGGTGACCGAACCGGCTTACAACTACCCGCCGCTGGACGATTCTTCCCTGCCGCACGAAACGTCGGATCCTACTGCGAGTACGCCCTCATGA
- a CDS encoding cytochrome c oxidase subunit 3 family protein — protein sequence MSDHVAHHFDSAEQQFDAARLGMWLFLATEIMFFGGMFAGYTVYRFLYPAAFVEGSSHLHLVLGTVNTAVLLLSSLTLALAVRSAQVNQPQGTVRLLLATLLFGVVFLGIKAYEYSEKFAAHHVPGKYFVLGETHNPDVVPGHVELFYSFYFAMTGCHALHMIIGIVMVSIVAVKAWQGSYSAEYYTPLEMTGLYWHFVDIVWVFLFPLLYLIG from the coding sequence ATGAGTGATCACGTCGCCCATCATTTCGATAGCGCTGAGCAGCAGTTCGACGCGGCCCGGCTTGGCATGTGGTTGTTCCTGGCGACCGAGATCATGTTCTTCGGCGGGATGTTCGCCGGCTATACGGTCTATCGTTTCCTGTACCCGGCGGCCTTTGTCGAAGGCAGCTCCCATCTGCACCTGGTGCTGGGGACGGTCAACACGGCCGTGCTGCTGCTCAGCAGTCTGACGCTGGCGCTGGCCGTACGCTCCGCCCAGGTGAACCAGCCGCAAGGGACGGTCCGCCTGCTGCTGGCGACGCTGCTGTTCGGCGTGGTCTTCCTGGGGATCAAGGCGTACGAGTACTCGGAAAAGTTCGCCGCCCACCATGTGCCTGGCAAGTACTTTGTGCTGGGAGAAACGCATAACCCCGATGTTGTTCCCGGGCATGTCGAGCTGTTCTATTCCTTTTACTTTGCGATGACCGGCTGCCACGCCTTGCACATGATCATTGGCATTGTGATGGTCTCCATTGTCGCCGTGAAAGCCTGGCAAGGGAGCTACTCGGCGGAGTACTACACGCCTTTGGAAATGACGGGCCTGTACTGGCACTTTGTGGATATCGTCTGGGTGTTCCTGTTCCCACTGCTTTATTTGATAGGGTGA
- a CDS encoding cytochrome C oxidase subunit IV family protein yields the protein MSHHVVSVKTYLIVFAVLLVLLVLTVAAAQIEHGVLNLTVAISIAVVKATLIALFFMHLRYNSAVIRLAAAAGFFWLAILLVITMSDYLTRV from the coding sequence ATGTCGCACCATGTGGTCTCGGTAAAAACCTATCTGATCGTCTTTGCAGTCTTGCTGGTGCTGCTCGTGCTTACGGTGGCGGCGGCGCAGATTGAACACGGTGTGTTGAACCTGACGGTGGCGATCTCCATCGCTGTCGTCAAAGCGACGTTGATCGCGTTGTTCTTTATGCACCTGCGATACAACTCGGCCGTGATCCGGCTGGCGGCGGCGGCCGGCTTTTTCTGGCTGGCCATCCTGCTGGTCATCACCATGAGCGACTACCTGACGCGCGTCTAA